The Pirellulales bacterium genomic sequence GGCCTGTTCGAAATAGCGCGGCCCGCGCGGCAAGCGAGAATTCCCAAGACGCTGCCGCTCTACATCTTCCACGGCAGCCGCGACCCGGTGGCGGCCAACGTGCGGCAGTTACTCACGGCCTACCGCGCCGCCGGCCTGCAAAACGTGAGCTACAAGGCCTACGCCGACGCACGGCACGAAACCCTCAACGAAACGAACCGTGCGGAAGTGACGCGCGACCTGATCACCTGGTTCGAAGGCGTGCTAAAAGAGTCGTCTCGGCTGACGGTGAACTGCCGTGGCCGATAGCGCGGCAACGCGTCTTTACTCGCTGGTTTCGCCCTTGGCGTCGACACCTTCGGCAGGCAGTTCGGCGGGCGCGCCAGGCGAGGATTCGGCGTCAGGGTCGACCGGCAGCGTGACAACCGGCTTCACGTTCTTGCTGAAGCGCGGGTCGAACGAATCGTCGATCCGGCGCACGAACTCGAAATCGTGCGGATAGTCCACCGCGAAGAAGCGCATCGGCTCGGGCGAATCGTCTTCGCTCGCGCCGTTTTCGTTCGTAAAGCTCAGGATCGCCGCCGTCACCTTGTCGGCCAGGTCGGGAGCCAGGTTGTAGACGTGGCCGATCGTCAGCCGGGGAATGATCTCCGACTGATAGATCATGTGGTATTGCGAAGGCTCGAGCGTTCCCTTCTTGAGCATGCTCTGCACCTTGTCGTCCGACACCGCGGCCACTTCGAACTTCCCTTCGACCAGGCCCAAGAGCGATCGCTTTTGACCGTGCGAAAAGTTCAGCGAGTAATCGACGTCGGGCCGCATGCCGGTGTCTTGCGCCAAAATGGCAATCGCGGCGCGATAGCCGGTGATCGAGTCGGGCGCGGTGCAGGTGAGCGTGCGGCCGCGCAGGTCGGCGAGCGACTTGATCGGGCTGTTCTCGCCCACGACGATATCGAGCCGGTTGCCGTGCGCGCCTGACTCCGACCCGAAAACGGCCACGGGCACGAAACCAGCGTTATTGACCACATATGGCGTATCGGCTGCGTGCAGGGCGACGAGCTGAACGTTGCCTGCCTTCACGGCCGCAACGTCATCGGCCGTGTTGCGATATTCTTCGAGCACGATCGTTTTGCCCGTCGCTTGCTCGAGATGCGTTTGCAAATCCTTCCAGGCCACGATCTGCTGGTCGACGTCCAGATCGGCGTCGATGTAATGGGCGAGTACCAGCGTGTCGGGATTGAGCCACTTTTCGGGATCAGCCGGCGCGTCGGCCAGCAGCCCGCCATCCTTATCCTGATAGCCGGCGGCCAGTTTTTTGTGCACGGTCTGGCCGAGGCCATGCTTCGCGACCAGCCGCTCTTCGGTCGCTCGTAGCGCGGCCCGATCCTGCACGGCGTGGAACGCGGAGATCGCCGTCATGCCCAGCACCGCGGCCAGAAGCAGGTACAGCCCCGTGCGCAATAGCGCTGGCAAGGGACTATTCGAAGGCGAAGCGTTCTGCATAAATCCTCCGCGTGCCGCCTGAGCGCCGTTGCGCGTAAGACGGTGAGGCCGAAAATCGAAAATCCTGGTCGAGCCTGGCACTACGGCTAGGTGGGAACCACCGGCCTGCCATCCCTCATCCCGCAAGCCAGACACGATAGCGGCGTCACGTTAGAATTTGATGAGGGATTTGCGAGGTTGTGCGTCTTTGAACCCTGGTCCAATGCCCATGACCCCGCCCACCCGCCGACGATGGTTGCAGTTCAGTCTGGGGACGATGCTTGTCGCCGTGACCGCATTTGCCGTGTTTCTCGCTTATCACGTTAATTGGATTCGACAGCGGCGGGACTTTTTGAGGGAGCTGGAATCACTGGACCTATCACAACCGGCAGCGGCACTAAAATACGACGACGAGTATCTGCGTTATTGGAGGGAAGCAAGCCCAGCAATCGAATTCGACTACATGAGAACTAGGTTTCCGTGGCCTCTGCGATTACTCGGCGAGCCGCGCATGGCGGTGATTTACGTCCCTGAGGAGGCAGAGCAAAGCGTAAGGGCGCGAGCCGCGCAGCTCTTTCCCGAGGCCATCGTGACCGAACACCTG encodes the following:
- a CDS encoding PhnD/SsuA/transferrin family substrate-binding protein — translated: MQNASPSNSPLPALLRTGLYLLLAAVLGMTAISAFHAVQDRAALRATEERLVAKHGLGQTVHKKLAAGYQDKDGGLLADAPADPEKWLNPDTLVLAHYIDADLDVDQQIVAWKDLQTHLEQATGKTIVLEEYRNTADDVAAVKAGNVQLVALHAADTPYVVNNAGFVPVAVFGSESGAHGNRLDIVVGENSPIKSLADLRGRTLTCTAPDSITGYRAAIAILAQDTGMRPDVDYSLNFSHGQKRSLLGLVEGKFEVAAVSDDKVQSMLKKGTLEPSQYHMIYQSEIIPRLTIGHVYNLAPDLADKVTAAILSFTNENGASEDDSPEPMRFFAVDYPHDFEFVRRIDDSFDPRFSKNVKPVVTLPVDPDAESSPGAPAELPAEGVDAKGETSE